The Rhodobacter sp. CZR27 genome includes a window with the following:
- the hutI gene encoding imidazolonepropionase yields MMILGNLQVATMSGGYGLVPHAAVMVEHGRIAWVGPEDDLPETAWPRHDMGGRLCTPALIDCHTHAVFAGTRAAEFEMRLQGATYAEIAAMGGGIASTVAATRAATDQALLAATLPRIDEMLAQGVGTVEIKSGYGLDIETELRMLRVARRIGELRKVRVRTTYLGAHAVPPEYRGRPDAYIAEVALPALKVAQTEGLVDAVDGFCEGIAFSPAQIAHVFAQAHKLRLPVKLHAEQLSNSGGAALAARHDALSADHLEYLDAEGVAALAASGTVAVLLPGAYFTLRETQAPPVAALRAAGVPMAVATDLNPGTSPMGSICLAMSMACTLFGLTPEEALLGTTAHAARALGLADLGRIASGFRADLAIWDAEHPAELAWRLGPTPLHARLHDGEFV; encoded by the coding sequence ATGATGATTCTGGGCAACCTTCAGGTCGCGACCATGAGCGGCGGCTACGGTCTGGTTCCCCACGCGGCGGTGATGGTGGAACATGGCCGGATCGCCTGGGTCGGACCCGAGGACGACCTGCCCGAGACGGCCTGGCCGCGGCACGACATGGGCGGTCGGCTCTGCACCCCGGCACTGATCGACTGCCACACCCATGCGGTCTTTGCCGGCACCCGAGCGGCCGAGTTCGAGATGCGCCTGCAAGGCGCGACCTATGCCGAGATCGCGGCAATGGGCGGCGGCATCGCCTCGACCGTGGCGGCCACCCGCGCGGCTACCGATCAGGCGTTGCTGGCGGCCACCCTTCCCCGGATCGACGAGATGCTGGCGCAGGGCGTGGGCACGGTGGAGATCAAGTCGGGCTACGGGCTCGATATCGAGACCGAGCTTCGCATGCTGCGCGTCGCCCGCCGGATCGGCGAGCTGCGCAAGGTCCGGGTGCGGACGACCTACCTCGGCGCCCATGCCGTGCCCCCCGAATACCGCGGCCGGCCCGACGCCTATATCGCCGAGGTGGCGCTGCCCGCACTGAAGGTTGCGCAGACCGAGGGGCTGGTCGATGCGGTGGATGGCTTCTGCGAGGGCATCGCCTTTTCACCCGCGCAGATCGCCCATGTCTTCGCGCAGGCCCACAAGCTGCGCCTGCCGGTGAAGCTGCATGCCGAACAGCTGTCAAACTCGGGCGGGGCCGCGCTGGCCGCGCGCCACGACGCGCTGTCGGCCGATCACCTCGAATATCTCGACGCCGAGGGGGTCGCGGCGCTTGCCGCTTCCGGCACAGTGGCGGTGCTGCTGCCGGGCGCGTATTTCACGCTTCGCGAAACGCAGGCCCCGCCCGTCGCGGCACTGCGGGCGGCCGGGGTGCCGATGGCGGTGGCGACCGACCTCAATCCCGGCACCTCGCCGATGGGCTCGATCTGCCTTGCCATGTCGATGGCCTGCACCCTGTTCGGCCTGACGCCCGAGGAGGCGCTGCTTGGCACCACCGCGCACGCCGCCCGCGCGCTGGGGCTGGCCGACCTCGGCCGGATCGCCTCCGGCTTCCGTGCCGACCTTGCGATCTGGGACGCCGAACACCCGGCCGAGCTTGCCTGGCGGCTCGGCCCGACGCCGCTCCACGCCCGGCTTCACGACGGGGAGTTCGTCTGA
- a CDS encoding formimidoylglutamate deiminase, producing the protein MQVIHADEALLPDGWAADVTVRVESGRIVSVGQGGEGLRVGCLIPAPVNLHLHSFQRAMAGLTERRNPAGRDSFWTWRQLMFRFLDSLTPEEVEAIAAFAQVEALEAGFAAVAEFHYLHHQPDGTPYDDLAEMSGRICAAADTTGCGLTLLPVLYSHGGCDGRPLAPGQVRFGNAPDRFVRLWQEAGEAVTALPPDARLGVAPHSVRAVSPEGLAAVRALDPTGPIHMHLAEQVAEVEEVEAALGARPVDWLLDHHPVDGRWCLIHCTQMTPDETRRLARSGAIAGLCPVTEANLGDGIFDGLRFRAEGGRFGVGSDSAIRISLAEELRQFEYSQRLRDRGRAMLAEPRRSTGRVLLEEAARGGAQAAGRPSGAIATGLWADLLALDTSHVDLEGRTGDALLDSWIFAGDSRMVAEVWSAGRHVVTGGRHIARDPVERRYRKVMARLRGLL; encoded by the coding sequence ATGCAGGTGATCCATGCGGACGAGGCCCTTCTGCCCGACGGCTGGGCAGCGGATGTGACGGTGCGGGTCGAGAGTGGCCGGATCGTCTCGGTCGGCCAAGGCGGAGAGGGCTTGCGCGTCGGATGCCTGATCCCCGCGCCGGTGAACCTGCATCTGCACAGCTTCCAGCGCGCCATGGCGGGGCTGACCGAGCGGCGGAACCCTGCGGGGCGGGACAGCTTCTGGACATGGCGGCAGCTCATGTTCCGCTTCCTCGACAGCCTGACGCCCGAGGAGGTCGAGGCGATCGCCGCCTTCGCGCAGGTCGAGGCGCTCGAGGCCGGCTTCGCGGCCGTGGCCGAGTTCCACTATCTGCACCACCAGCCTGACGGCACGCCCTACGACGATCTGGCCGAGATGTCCGGCCGGATCTGCGCCGCGGCCGATACGACCGGCTGCGGACTGACCCTCCTCCCGGTGCTCTACAGCCACGGCGGCTGCGACGGGCGCCCGCTCGCTCCCGGTCAGGTGCGGTTCGGCAACGCACCCGACCGCTTTGTCCGGCTCTGGCAGGAGGCGGGCGAGGCCGTCACCGCCTTGCCGCCGGATGCCCGGCTGGGCGTGGCTCCCCATTCCGTGCGCGCGGTCAGCCCCGAGGGGTTGGCTGCGGTCCGGGCACTGGACCCGACCGGGCCGATCCACATGCACCTGGCCGAGCAGGTGGCCGAGGTCGAGGAGGTCGAGGCGGCGCTTGGCGCGCGTCCGGTGGACTGGCTTCTGGATCATCATCCGGTCGACGGGCGCTGGTGCCTGATCCACTGCACCCAGATGACGCCCGACGAAACCCGCCGCCTGGCGCGCAGCGGCGCCATCGCGGGCCTTTGCCCGGTGACCGAGGCCAATCTCGGCGACGGCATCTTCGACGGCCTGCGATTTCGCGCCGAGGGCGGGCGGTTCGGCGTGGGTTCGGACAGCGCGATCCGGATCTCGCTGGCCGAGGAGCTGCGCCAGTTCGAATATTCCCAACGGCTGCGGGATCGGGGCCGGGCCATGCTGGCCGAGCCCAGGCGCTCCACGGGGCGCGTGCTGCTGGAAGAGGCCGCGCGCGGCGGGGCGCAGGCGGCCGGCCGGCCCTCGGGCGCCATCGCGACCGGCCTCTGGGCCGATCTGCTGGCGCTCGACACGTCCCATGTCGATCTGGAGGGGCGGACTGGTGACGCGCTGCTCGACAGCTGGATCTTCGCGGGCGACAGCCGGATGGTCGCGGAGGTCTGGTCGGCCGGGCGTCACGTCGTGACCGGCGGCCGCCACATCGCGCGCGATCCGGTGGAACGGCGCTACCGCAAGGTCATGGCGCGGCTGCGGGGGCTTCTGTGA
- a CDS encoding GntR family transcriptional regulator produces the protein MLQGWEEIRAEVVRRIEARDWTPGALIPTEEALAQEFGCARATVHRALRDLAQAGLLERRRKAGTRVALHPARQARFDIPVTRLEVEARGQTHGFHLLDQREMPAPPPVASAFGLEAGAVLLRLRGLHLADGRPFLYEDRWLDPAVLPEPRPDFRRISPNEWLVGHVPWTTGDIAFSAVNATAEEAAILGCERGAALFVTERTTRAEGRPVTSVRLAHAPGYRLQTAI, from the coding sequence ATGCTGCAGGGCTGGGAGGAGATCCGCGCCGAAGTCGTCCGCCGCATCGAGGCCCGGGACTGGACGCCGGGGGCGCTGATCCCGACCGAGGAAGCGCTGGCGCAGGAGTTCGGCTGCGCCCGCGCAACGGTCCACCGCGCGCTGCGCGATCTGGCGCAGGCGGGGCTGCTGGAACGCCGGCGCAAGGCCGGGACGCGCGTGGCGCTGCATCCGGCGCGGCAGGCGCGGTTCGACATTCCCGTGACGCGGCTGGAGGTGGAGGCGCGCGGCCAGACCCATGGCTTCCATCTGCTCGACCAGCGCGAGATGCCGGCGCCGCCGCCGGTCGCCTCAGCCTTCGGGCTGGAGGCCGGAGCGGTCCTGCTGCGCCTCCGGGGGCTGCACCTCGCCGACGGGCGGCCCTTCCTCTACGAGGACCGCTGGCTCGATCCGGCCGTCCTGCCGGAGCCGCGGCCCGACTTCCGGCGCATCAGCCCGAACGAATGGCTGGTGGGCCATGTCCCCTGGACGACCGGCGACATCGCCTTCTCGGCGGTCAACGCCACGGCCGAGGAGGCCGCGATCCTCGGCTGCGAGCGCGGCGCGGCCCTCTTCGTGACCGAGCGGACGACACGGGCGGAGGGGCGGCCGGTCACCTCGGTCCGGCTGGCCCACGCGCCCGGCTACCGTCTGCAGACGGCGATCTGA
- a CDS encoding disulfide bond formation protein B: MTRRFLMLVAAAGSAGLLIGALGFQYLAGLPPCPLCIWQRWPHLVAALAGAVALAWPSRIVALVGAAGAATSSAIGVFHAGVELKWWEGLASCSTGSIEGISAGDLLNPAVDVGRVVRCDDIAWQMFGISMAGWNALLSAALAALWLAAALRRD, from the coding sequence ATGACGCGCAGGTTCCTGATGCTCGTGGCCGCGGCGGGCTCCGCCGGCCTGCTGATCGGTGCCCTGGGCTTCCAGTATCTGGCCGGCCTGCCACCCTGCCCGCTCTGCATCTGGCAGCGCTGGCCGCATCTTGTGGCGGCGCTGGCAGGGGCCGTGGCGCTGGCCTGGCCGTCGCGGATCGTGGCGCTGGTCGGTGCGGCGGGTGCCGCCACCTCCTCGGCTATCGGCGTCTTCCATGCCGGGGTCGAGCTGAAGTGGTGGGAAGGCCTCGCCTCCTGCTCCACCGGATCGATCGAGGGCATCTCGGCCGGAGACCTTCTGAACCCGGCGGTGGATGTGGGCCGCGTGGTGCGCTGCGACGACATCGCCTGGCAGATGTTCGGCATCTCGATGGCGGGCTGGAACGCGCTGCTGTCCGCCGCGCTGGCCGCTCTGTGGCTTGCCGCGGCGCTGCGGCGCGACTGA
- a CDS encoding neutral zinc metallopeptidase → MDWRGRRGSRNIEDRRGARVGSIGGLGGAGVLAVLLIGWFLGVDVTPLLEEGGGSPEPREMTAEDQAAAEFVSVTLADTEEVWTQVFREQLGAEYQPPVLVLFSEATRSPCGGASGATGPFYCPLDRKAYLDTAFFATMERQLGASGDFAAAYVVAHEIGHHVQNELGILEEANTLRAGMSEADSNAVSVRIELQADCLSGIWARRAEQRFGSLEPGDVEEAMNAARQIGDDTLQRNAGQRPMPHTFTHGTSEQRVRWFERGYASGDLADCDSFAARDL, encoded by the coding sequence ATGGACTGGCGCGGACGGCGGGGCAGCCGCAACATCGAGGATCGGAGGGGCGCGCGCGTCGGCAGCATCGGCGGGCTTGGCGGTGCGGGCGTTCTGGCCGTGCTGCTCATCGGCTGGTTCCTCGGGGTGGACGTGACGCCCCTGCTGGAAGAGGGCGGCGGAAGCCCCGAGCCGCGCGAGATGACGGCCGAGGATCAGGCCGCCGCGGAATTCGTCTCGGTCACGCTCGCCGATACCGAGGAGGTCTGGACCCAGGTCTTCCGCGAGCAACTGGGTGCGGAATACCAGCCGCCGGTCCTGGTGCTGTTCAGCGAGGCGACCCGTTCCCCCTGCGGCGGGGCCAGCGGGGCGACCGGGCCGTTCTACTGCCCGCTCGACCGCAAGGCCTATCTCGACACCGCCTTCTTCGCGACGATGGAGCGGCAGCTTGGCGCCAGCGGCGACTTCGCGGCCGCCTATGTCGTGGCGCACGAGATCGGGCACCATGTCCAGAACGAGCTGGGCATCCTCGAGGAGGCGAACACGCTCCGCGCCGGGATGTCCGAGGCCGACAGCAACGCGGTCTCGGTCCGGATCGAGCTTCAGGCGGACTGCCTGTCGGGCATCTGGGCGCGCCGAGCCGAACAGCGCTTCGGCAGCCTCGAGCCGGGCGACGTGGAAGAGGCGATGAACGCCGCCCGGCAGATCGGCGACGACACGCTGCAGCGCAACGCCGGGCAGCGGCCCATGCCGCATACATTCACCCACGGCACCTCCGAGCAGCGGGTGCGCTGGTTCGAGCGGGGCTATGCCTCGGGCGACCTCGCAGATTGTGACAGCTTCGCGGCACGCGACCTCTGA
- a CDS encoding Hint domain-containing protein → MEHPERLHSCNRVVVACFTPGALIATPKGEVPVEQLVAGDRVITRDNGIQQIRWTSSRKVDHGILVANPHLKPILIGQGSLGGGLPERDLIVSPNHRMLVGRDRTQLHFDEPEALVAAKHLVGPRGIRELESGGVTYIHFMFDRHEVVLANGAWTESFQPTARIVQGMGNAQRNELFELFPGLRSPEGLAGYAPARPVPRPQAEELVR, encoded by the coding sequence ATGGAGCATCCTGAGCGTCTTCACTCCTGCAACCGCGTCGTCGTCGCCTGTTTCACGCCGGGCGCGCTGATCGCGACGCCGAAGGGAGAAGTGCCGGTCGAGCAGCTTGTCGCCGGCGACCGGGTGATCACCCGCGACAACGGCATCCAGCAGATCCGCTGGACGAGCAGCCGCAAGGTCGATCACGGCATCCTCGTCGCGAACCCGCACCTCAAGCCGATCCTGATCGGGCAGGGCAGCCTTGGGGGCGGCCTGCCGGAGCGTGACCTGATCGTCAGCCCGAACCACCGGATGCTGGTGGGACGCGATCGGACGCAACTGCATTTCGACGAGCCCGAGGCGCTGGTGGCCGCCAAGCATCTGGTGGGCCCCCGCGGCATCCGCGAGCTGGAGAGCGGCGGCGTCACCTACATCCATTTCATGTTCGATCGTCACGAGGTCGTGCTGGCCAACGGCGCCTGGACCGAGAGCTTCCAGCCCACCGCCCGGATCGTGCAGGGCATGGGCAACGCGCAGCGCAATGAACTGTTCGAGCTGTTCCCGGGCCTGCGCAGCCCAGAGGGACTGGCGGGCTACGCGCCGGCACGGCCCGTCCCGCGGCCGCAGGCGGAGGAACTCGTCCGCTGA
- a CDS encoding NTP transferase domain-containing protein: protein MAVPAPVVILLAAGASSRMRGADKLLEPVAGGPLIAVQAGKALRAGLEVIVTLAPDRPAREAALRGLPVRIVHVERAAEGIAASIRAGVAAAPEGAAVMILLADLPDIEASDLRHLADLHRADPAAILRATAEGGRPGHPILFPADLRGDLCRLQGDVGARDLLRREGGRLRLVPLAGSRAVTDLDTPEDWAHWRRDGDK from the coding sequence ATGGCGGTGCCCGCCCCCGTCGTGATCCTGCTCGCGGCGGGGGCCTCCTCGCGGATGCGGGGGGCGGACAAGCTGCTGGAGCCGGTCGCCGGCGGGCCGCTGATCGCGGTTCAGGCCGGCAAGGCGCTTCGGGCCGGGCTGGAGGTCATCGTGACCCTTGCGCCCGACCGCCCCGCGCGCGAGGCCGCCCTGCGCGGCCTGCCGGTGCGGATCGTGCATGTCGAACGGGCGGCCGAGGGCATCGCGGCCTCGATCCGCGCCGGTGTGGCGGCGGCACCTGAGGGGGCGGCGGTGATGATCCTGCTCGCCGACCTGCCGGACATCGAGGCCTCGGATCTGCGCCATCTCGCGGACCTTCATCGCGCCGATCCCGCGGCGATCCTGCGCGCGACCGCCGAGGGTGGCCGGCCCGGTCATCCCATCCTGTTTCCTGCCGATCTGCGCGGCGACCTCTGCCGGCTTCAGGGGGATGTGGGCGCGCGGGACCTCCTGCGCCGCGAGGGCGGCCGGCTGCGGCTGGTGCCGCTGGCCGGCAGCCGCGCGGTGACCGACCTCGACACCCCCGAGGACTGGGCCCACTGGCGCCGGGACGGAGACAAATAG